CAGCTGCGCTGGGCACGAAGCGACGGGCGGGGGACGGTGTACAGCTGGACGGTGGTGCGTCGGCCGGTGACCGTGGAGTTCGAACCTCCCTACGCGCCGGCGATCGTCACGCTCGACGAGGGCTACCAGATGCTGACCAACATCGTCGGCGTGGAACCCGCCGGCTTGAAGATCGGCATGCGCGTCAGGGTGCAGTTCCATCCCGTGGCTCCCGGGATGACGCTGCCGTACTTCACGCCGTCGTCGTGAGCCCGCGGGCCAGCGCCGATGGTCTGCCGGCAACCGCCTATCTCGTCCTGGGGGTGCTGGCGGCCAACGACGAGCGGCTCACCGCCGGGGAGATCAAGACGCGCGCCGAGTTGTCGGTGGGGCATTTTTATTGGTCACCGTCGGTGAGTCACGTTCGCAGAGAATTGAACCGGTTGTTGGCGCGCGGGATGGTCAACGAGATGGGCGCTTCATCCGGCAGGCGCGCCATCACGCTGTACGAGACCACCGATGCCGGGCTCGACGCCCTGCGCCGGTGGGTGCAGCACTTCCCGGGCGAGGACCAGGTCGTCATCAAGCACCCCGTGATTCTCAAGACCTGGCTGGCCCGGGGAGAGGACCCCGACCGCGTGATCGAGACGCTGGATCGTCATCTCGAGGCGACCCGGGTCCGGCTGGACGAGGCGCTGTGGTCGCGGCAGCGCTCCCGCGAACTCGGCATCACCGGTGACCCGAAGCAGCGATTCTCCTTCGCCGTCCTCGACTACGCCATCCGCGGTCTGTATGCCGAGATCTCCAACATCACCCAGTTGCGCGACGAGATCGCCGCGGGCACAACGCGGGATCCCGTCAAACGGGTGCGACGGTCGAAGGGGCAGATTCGCCGTCGGGCACCCCGGGACTAGTCCCACGCTCGTGGTACGCGGTGCCGCGAGGCTCGCGCTCCCAGAGCGTCTCCCCCTCTCGCACCGCGGTCGCCTCGGCGATCAGCTGGCGCTTGAGGACCTTGTGGGTGGCCGTGCTGGGCAGATCGGCGGCGACGCGGACGTAGCGTGGGCGCGCCTTGGGGGACAGGTCGGGCTGCGCTGCGAGGAACGCCTCGAATCCATCCGGGTCCAGCGCCCGGCCCTCGTTGAGCACGATCGCCGCCATCACCTGGTCACCGACACGTTCGTCCGGCACGGCGTACACCGCGACGCGGTTTATCGCGCTGTGGCGCAGCAGGATTCGTTCGATCGGGGCGGCGGCGAGGTTCTCGCCGTCCACCCGCATCCAGTCGGCGGTGCGGCCGGCCAGGTAGATCCAGCCGTCGGCGTCTTTATAGGCGAGGTCCCCGGACCAGTACATGCCGTGGCGCATGCGTTCGGCGTTGGCCTCCGGATCGTTGTAATAACCGGTGAAGAAGCCCGAGCCTGCCGTGTTGACCAGCTCGCCCACGGCGTCGTCGGCGTTGACCAGTGCCCCGTCGGCGTCGAATTGGGCGACCGCGCACTCGGTGACGGTGTCGCTGTTGTACACCGCCACCCCGTCGATGCCCCTGCCGATGGAGCCCCTGGGGGTTCCCGGCTCGCGTATCACGATGACGGCGTTCTCCGTCGATCCGAAGCCGTCTTCCACCTGGACGCCGAAGCGGCGCCCGAATTCCTCGATGTCCTTGTCGTTGGCCTCGTTTCCGAAGGCCACCCGCAGCGGATTGTCGGCGTCGTCGTCGCGCTCGGCCGTGGCCAGTATGTAGGCGAGCGGCTTGCCGACATAGTTCATGTACGTCGCGCCGTAGCGGCGCACCTCGTCGAGGAACTGCGTCGCCGAAAACCTCGCCGGCACGATCGCGGCCCCCGAGCAGACCGCGGGCGCCCATCCCGCGACGACGGCATTGGAGTGGAACAGGGGCATCGACACGTAGCAGGTGTCCTGCGGGGTGAGCGCGAACCGCTCGACCAGGTTGAGGCCGGCGAACGTGGCCATCAGGTGCGAGACCTGGACCGCCTTGGGGTTTCCGCTCGTCCCCGAGGTGAAGATCATCATGAACGCGTCCATCGCGGAGACCTCGCGGTGGGGCACGAGTTCCCCGGCGCCGCGCAGGAACTCGTCCCAGTCCGGCGCCGAGACGTCCAGGATCCGCGTGTCACCGAGGTCCAGGCCGTCCAGCAGGGGCCGGTGTTCGGCGTCGGTCACCACGAACTGGCAGTCGGCCCGCCGGACGTCGGCGGCCAGCGCCTCGCCTCGCCGGGTGGTGTTGAGCCCGCACAGCACGTAGCCACCCAGGCCGGCGGCCGCCATCTGTGCCAGCATCTCGGGCGTGTTGCCCAGCAGGGTGCCGATGTGCAGTGGTCCGTGCGGATCCGCGGCGTCGATCAGGGCCGCGGCCCGGGCCGCCGCGTGCGCCAGATAGTGCTGCCAAGACCATTGCAGGTCAAGGTGTCTCACGGCGATCGCGGGGTCGTGCAGACGCTTGCGCAGCAGCGCCTGAATCGTGTCGTCAGTCATTCCGATCCACCTTCACAGCGCCCGTCGCACCGGCGAGACGAGACGGTGCGTCTCATGGTAGCCAGTCCCTATCCACCGACCATGATCAGGCCGCCGTCGACCGCCAGCAGTTGGCCGGTGATGAAGCCCGAGCCGGGACCGGCGAGGAACACCAGCACCGGGCCGAGATCGCGCGCTGGGTCGCCCAGCGCGCCGCCCAGCGGGATCATCATTTTCATCTGCTGGTCGATGAGCCCGCTCGCCTCGGGCCCGAGGAAGTCCCGCAGGCGGTCGGCCCCGGGGGTCTGCACCGCCGGCGCCAGGGCGTTGACGGTGACCTTGTCGGCCGCCCAAGCCTTCGCGGCCGATCGCGTCCACGCCTGCACGGCACCCTTCGTCGCCGCGTACACAGCCGAGACCGGGCTGCCCATAACGGCTTCCGACGAGCCGAAGTTGATGATGCGGCCCCCCTTGGGGTCCTGCTCCTTCATCACGGCATACGCGGCCTGATTGGTGAGGATCGTCGCCTTGACGTTGGTGTCCAACAGGAAGGAGATCTCGTCGACGCCGATGTAGCCGGGTATCCCCGCCTGCCACAGCCCGGCGGCGTTCACCAGCACGTCGAGGCCGCCGAGCTGGTCGGCGGCCCGTCGCACCATCGCGGCGACTGCGTCGGCGTCGCGCACGTCGCACCGCAGCCACGCGGCGGCAAGGTCGTCCGGCGGCGGAGTCTGGTGATACGTCGCGGCGACCTCGGCCCCCGCCGAGGCGAGGGCTTCGACGGCGGCGGCGCCGATCCCGGTCGCCCCGCCGGTGACCAGGATGCGTCGGCCGTGCAGCGCCTTGTCCATGAGTTTCTCCTATGTCAAGCCGCTGCCAGTTGGCAAGGCTTTTGGCGGTTGTTGTGGTCGGTGTGAAGGTGGCGAAAGACGACGCGGGCGAGGCGGCGCTTGAGGCAACGAAGAGCTTCGGGGGCGGAGTCGCCTTGAGCGAGGCGGTGCCGGTAGTAGGTCTGGCCTAGGCCGTCGAGGCGAATCTGGGTGACGGCGATGCGGTGCAGCGCAGCGTTGAGCTGGCGGTTGCCCGAACGCGTCATCCGGACCCGGCCGTGGGTGTTGCCCGACCACACCGGCACCGGCGCCACACCGCTATGGCGGGCGAAAGCTGCCTCACTCTTGAATCGGGTGACGCCAGCGGTCTCGCCGACAAGCTTGGCCGCGGTCAGCTCCCCGCATCCGGGCATCGCCAGCAGCACCGGGGCGACGGCACGCACATGCTCACCGATGCGTTTAGCCAAGGCGTTGATCTGTTCGGTGAGTCGAGTGATGTCGGCCAACTCGTCGCTGGCCAACTCGGCGAGCAGACCGTCGAGGGTGTTCAGCCAGTCACCGAGGATGACCCGGTGTTTGGCCAGGTCCAATGACCGAGCCACCGGGGCGCGCTCGGGATCGAGCTCGTGAATACGCCAGCGCAGCCGGTTGATCATCGCAGTCCGTTGTGCGACAAGGACTTCGCGGCGATCGACCAACAACTTCAACTCACGTGACACCTCGTCGTGAGAGGCGACGGCAGATCTGGCTCGCGCAGAAATGCCCGCGCGACCGCCAACGCATCGATGGGATCGGACTTGCCGCGCGTGCGCGCCGAAGCCCGCACCTGAGCCATCATCTTCGGGGGAACCCGCACCACGTTCTGACCAAATCCGAACAGGTCGCGTTCCAGACGCGCCGACAAGTGCCGGCAGTCCTCGATGGCCCAGACGACGTCGTCGCCGAAATGTTCGCGGGCCCACATCACCGCCTCGGCATGCCCAGCGGTGACCGCCGTAACGGTCTTCTCACCAACCTTGCGGCCCACCTCGTCGACGGCGACAAAGGTATGCGTGCGCTTGTGTACATCGGCTCCAACAACAACCATGGTGGTTGCCTCCATTCACTGAGAGGTGACGGTTGGGCCGGTCGGCGGACAAACCTCAGTGGGGGCGGTGCCACGCTCCTATCAAGTCACGCCGGCCGGTCCTTCACACCTGGTGCCGACAAAACGCATGCACGCCAACCCGAAGGCGGCACCGACGCTACGAGCCAAGCACCAGATGATCAGGATCCCACCACCGCGATCAGCGGCACCTCACCCTGACACTGACGCAACGCTAGCCGCCGAACGTCGAGTTGTTGCGCGAAGATGGCCGAAATTGGCCCAACAACTCGACGTTCGGCGCGGGCAGCCCGCCGACGATTTCGTGACCACTGGCTAAGTCCCTCTTCGGAGCGCGATCGACTCAGCCGCCCCCGCGGGGCTCTTTTGCGGCCACCCCCCACAGGACCTCGAACAGGTTTCGCTGCATCTCGACGAACTCGACGCTTTCCACCACGAGCGCAAAACTCTCCCGCTTCGACGAGATCATCGCGACTGCCGCGTCGCCGATGATCATCGTCATCGTGAAGACATATTCGGCGGGCACGTAGCGGGTGCGCCGGTAGTCCTCATCACTCGATGGCCAACCGCCCGGCAAGTCCTTCTCCGGCGACCGCAGGACGTGTAGCCAGAGTTTGCGTTCCCGCCGTCCGGCGACGTACTCGTCCATCGCCTCGACGCCCGGCACGGTCAGCAGGTCGCGCATCGACAGGACGCCCCGAAGGGGCGACGGCCAATCCAGCGTCTCGAACAACGCCGTCCTGATCCCGCTGACCCCCTCCAGGTACCGCACACGCGGAGCCGTGCCGCCCTTGGCGTACATAGCCCGCAGCTGAGGGATCAGCGATTCGAGCATCCGCCGCCGCTGACTCCACTCGTCCAGCAGGTGTTGCGGATCCGCCGCTCGCACGATTGTCGTGGGGCGACCACCGGCCCGCCCTCCCCGGTGGCTACCCCCCTCGATCAGCGAGAGGAGGCCCCGCTGAGCCAGCCGCTTGGCGATGTCGTACGCGTTTGTCCGGCTGATCTGCGACGCCTCGGCGACCTGGGCGACGGTGGCCGAATCCATACTGAGTGCCGCGAGATAGAACCGAGCCTCCTTGGGTTCGAGACCGGCTTCGACGAGCTCAGCCCACATCGCGCGTCCCACTCACCTCCGTCGCGGCCGCGACGTTACCGCGTCTGACCGGCCGCGGGCCCCATGGAAAGTCAAGATCTGTGGAGCATATCCGGTGCGCCTGTCTCAGTGGCTGACCGGCTTCTGCACACCGACGCCGGTGAGGGACCGGACTTCCATCTCGGCCTGCTTGGCGGGGTCCTCCCGCCGGCGGCGGCCCAGCTGCGTTCCGACGACCCCGAGGGCGAACCCAAGGGGGATCGAGACGATGCCCGGATTGGCCAACGGGAACCAGGCGAAGTCGGCATGGGGAAACATCGCCGCCGGGTTCCCGGAGACGGCGGGCGAAAAGACGATGAGCACAAGGCAAGACGCCAAGCCGCCGTAGATGCTGAACAGGGCGCCGACGGTGTTGAATCGCTTCCAGAACAACGAGTACAGCAAGGTCGGCAGGTTGGCCGAGCCGGCGATCGCGAATGCCAGCGCCACCAGAAACGCCACGTTCTGTCCCATGGCGAGGATCCCCAAAACGATGGCCATGACGCCAATCACGGCAACGAGCGCCCGTGAGACGCGGACCTGCTGTTCTTCCGTGGCATTGCCGCGCTTGATCACACCGGCGTAGACGTCGTGGGCGAGCGAGGTCGCGGCCGTGATCACCAGGCCAGAGACCACGGCCAGGATGGTTGCGAATGCGACGGCGGCGATCACGCCGAGGAAAATGCTGCCGCCCAACCGGTATGCGAGCAGCGGTGCAGCGGAGTTCTCCTTGCCGGCGGTCGACAGCACGGTGTCCGGGCCGACCAGCCACGCCGCACCGTAACCGATGGCCAACGAGAACAGATAGAAGACGCCGACCAAGCCGATCGCCCAGGTGACCGAGCGACGCGCCTCTCGTGCCGTCGGAACCGTGTAGAAGCGCATCAGCACGTGCGGCAGGCCGGCGGTGCCCAGCACCAGCGCGACGCCCAGCGAGATGAAATCGCGTTTGGTGGTCGGTGTGACGCCGTATTTGGCGCCGGGTTCCAACAGGTTACGTCCGGCGATTCCCTTGGTAATGGACGCGTCCGCCTTCGCCTGCGCGTGGGCGAGCAGTTGGGAGAAGTTACCCCGCACCGCGAGCACCACGAGGAAGAACATGATGGCGGCCCCCGACACCAGGAGCGCCGCCTTGACCATCTGAACGTAGGTCGTGCCCTTCATGCCCCCGATGAGCACGTAAGCGATCATCAATGCGCCCACCACGGCCACCACGGCGGACTGGCCGACACGGCTGTTGATGTTGAGCAGCAGGGCGACAAGCCCGCCGGCGCCTGCCATCTGGGCGAGCAGATAGAACAGCGAGACGGTGAGCGTGGACAACGCGGCCGCCGTGCGGACGGGCCGCTGCCGCAGCCGATAACTGAGGACATCTGCCATGGTGAAGCGCCCCGTGTTGCGCAAGAGTTCGGCGACGAGCAACAGCGCCAGCAACCACGAGACGAAAAAGCCGATCGAGTAGAGGAAGCCGTCGTAGCCGTACACGGTGATGGCACCTGACACGCCGAGGAACGACGCCGCCGACAGGTAGTCGCCGGCGATCGCGAAACCGTTTTGCGCACCGGAGAACTCACCCCCGCCGGTGTAGAAGTCGGCAGCGTTCGTGGTGCTCCGGCCCGCGCGGATCACCAAAGCCAAGGTGACGATGACGAAGAACGCGAACACCGCGATGTTGACCACCGGATCGCCGACATGGGAGGCCGCCGCGAGGTTGACGGTCATCAGAGCGCCCCTTCGAGCTTTGCCCGAATGGCCGCGGCACGCGGATCGAGCGAGCGGTTGGCGAATCTGACGTAGAGCGCGGTAATCGCGAAGGTGGTGGCGAACTGGCCGAACCCGAGTACCACACCGAGGTTGATGTTGCCGCAGACCTTGATCGCCATGAAGCCGCGCGCGTACATGGCAAGCAGCATGAAGGCCAGGTACCAGGCGAGGAAGAAGGCCGTCATCGGGAACGTGAACCGGCGTAACCGCCGGCGCAGATCCCGGAACTCCGGGCTGTCCTGCACCTCCTGGAAGGTCTGGAGGTCTGACGTCCCGGTGCGGGCGTCGATCAGGGGTTGTGGCACGTCCTACCTCCGGGTGCAGCGGCCGGTGTCGAAGATTCTCGACCGTGTGGATGAGTGGCCTATCCAGTGATGCGGACCACTATAAAGTCCTCCAGGACATACCGCCAGCCATGCAACTGGGTCGAGGAGGCCGCGTGGTGTCGAGCAGCCTCGACAATTAGCCCGCGACCTGCGGTGCGAAGCGCAAGCGGTCTGTAAATTGTCGAGAAAATTAGACAATCGCGACAATGAAGCGGGGCCTCGTCGGGAGTTGACAGCTCTTCAACTGGGTCTATGGTGGGATCTGAGTTCAGTCATACCCCGAAATGAATGTCGACAGATTCAGACATTCTGAGCGCCGCCCCGTATCCAAGGAGTCTCACGTGTCCCTCGCCCCGCTGCCCAGGGTGTCCGTTGCCGCAGTTCAGGCGGCGCCGGTCTTCCTCGACCTGCAGGCCTCCCTCGACAAGGTCGAGGAGCTGGTTCGTACCGCCGCTCGCGACGGCGCCCAGCTGGTGGTTTTCGGGGAGGCCTTCCTCGCCGGGTTCCCCGCCTGGAACGCCGTGCTGCCTCCGATCGACCAGCATCCGCTGCACGAACGCTTGGTCGCCGCGTCGATCGTGGTGCCCGGACCGCACACCGACCGGCTCAGCCGCATCGCCCGGCAGAACGGCGTGGTGCTTTCCGTGGGGATCAACGAGCGCAACCCGAACAGCCTTGGGCAGCTGTGGAATTCGAACCTGGTGTTCGACCGGAACGGCCGCTTGGTGAACCACCGCCGCAAGCTGGTGGCC
This genomic window from Mycobacterium saskatchewanense contains:
- a CDS encoding Zn-ribbon domain-containing OB-fold protein translates to MSVLRPQRGPVPHTGSALSSPFWEGCRSEELRYQRCEVCGVASFPPSEHCRQCLSAQLRWARSDGRGTVYSWTVVRRPVTVEFEPPYAPAIVTLDEGYQMLTNIVGVEPAGLKIGMRVRVQFHPVAPGMTLPYFTPSS
- a CDS encoding PadR family transcriptional regulator; translation: MSPRASADGLPATAYLVLGVLAANDERLTAGEIKTRAELSVGHFYWSPSVSHVRRELNRLLARGMVNEMGASSGRRAITLYETTDAGLDALRRWVQHFPGEDQVVIKHPVILKTWLARGEDPDRVIETLDRHLEATRVRLDEALWSRQRSRELGITGDPKQRFSFAVLDYAIRGLYAEISNITQLRDEIAAGTTRDPVKRVRRSKGQIRRRAPRD
- the fadD1 gene encoding fatty-acid--CoA ligase FadD1, with translation MTDDTIQALLRKRLHDPAIAVRHLDLQWSWQHYLAHAAARAAALIDAADPHGPLHIGTLLGNTPEMLAQMAAAGLGGYVLCGLNTTRRGEALAADVRRADCQFVVTDAEHRPLLDGLDLGDTRILDVSAPDWDEFLRGAGELVPHREVSAMDAFMMIFTSGTSGNPKAVQVSHLMATFAGLNLVERFALTPQDTCYVSMPLFHSNAVVAGWAPAVCSGAAIVPARFSATQFLDEVRRYGATYMNYVGKPLAYILATAERDDDADNPLRVAFGNEANDKDIEEFGRRFGVQVEDGFGSTENAVIVIREPGTPRGSIGRGIDGVAVYNSDTVTECAVAQFDADGALVNADDAVGELVNTAGSGFFTGYYNDPEANAERMRHGMYWSGDLAYKDADGWIYLAGRTADWMRVDGENLAAAPIERILLRHSAINRVAVYAVPDERVGDQVMAAIVLNEGRALDPDGFEAFLAAQPDLSPKARPRYVRVAADLPSTATHKVLKRQLIAEATAVREGETLWEREPRGTAYHERGTSPGVPDGESAPSTVAPV
- a CDS encoding SDR family NAD(P)-dependent oxidoreductase — encoded protein: MDKALHGRRILVTGGATGIGAAAVEALASAGAEVAATYHQTPPPDDLAAAWLRCDVRDADAVAAMVRRAADQLGGLDVLVNAAGLWQAGIPGYIGVDEISFLLDTNVKATILTNQAAYAVMKEQDPKGGRIINFGSSEAVMGSPVSAVYAATKGAVQAWTRSAAKAWAADKVTVNALAPAVQTPGADRLRDFLGPEASGLIDQQMKMMIPLGGALGDPARDLGPVLVFLAGPGSGFITGQLLAVDGGLIMVGG
- a CDS encoding TrmB family transcriptional regulator, whose amino-acid sequence is MGRAMWAELVEAGLEPKEARFYLAALSMDSATVAQVAEASQISRTNAYDIAKRLAQRGLLSLIEGGSHRGGRAGGRPTTIVRAADPQHLLDEWSQRRRMLESLIPQLRAMYAKGGTAPRVRYLEGVSGIRTALFETLDWPSPLRGVLSMRDLLTVPGVEAMDEYVAGRRERKLWLHVLRSPEKDLPGGWPSSDEDYRRTRYVPAEYVFTMTMIIGDAAVAMISSKRESFALVVESVEFVEMQRNLFEVLWGVAAKEPRGGG
- a CDS encoding solute symporter family protein, producing the protein MTVNLAAASHVGDPVVNIAVFAFFVIVTLALVIRAGRSTTNAADFYTGGGEFSGAQNGFAIAGDYLSAASFLGVSGAITVYGYDGFLYSIGFFVSWLLALLLVAELLRNTGRFTMADVLSYRLRQRPVRTAAALSTLTVSLFYLLAQMAGAGGLVALLLNINSRVGQSAVVAVVGALMIAYVLIGGMKGTTYVQMVKAALLVSGAAIMFFLVVLAVRGNFSQLLAHAQAKADASITKGIAGRNLLEPGAKYGVTPTTKRDFISLGVALVLGTAGLPHVLMRFYTVPTAREARRSVTWAIGLVGVFYLFSLAIGYGAAWLVGPDTVLSTAGKENSAAPLLAYRLGGSIFLGVIAAVAFATILAVVSGLVITAATSLAHDVYAGVIKRGNATEEQQVRVSRALVAVIGVMAIVLGILAMGQNVAFLVALAFAIAGSANLPTLLYSLFWKRFNTVGALFSIYGGLASCLVLIVFSPAVSGNPAAMFPHADFAWFPLANPGIVSIPLGFALGVVGTQLGRRRREDPAKQAEMEVRSLTGVGVQKPVSH
- a CDS encoding DUF485 domain-containing protein, translated to MPQPLIDARTGTSDLQTFQEVQDSPEFRDLRRRLRRFTFPMTAFFLAWYLAFMLLAMYARGFMAIKVCGNINLGVVLGFGQFATTFAITALYVRFANRSLDPRAAAIRAKLEGAL